CAATGCGACCACCCCTCAGCCGAGTTGATCTATCAGGCCGTCAAGAAGCGCTACCCGGCGGTCTCGCTCGCAACGGTCTACAAGACCCTCGAGACCCTCGTGCAGATCGGCGAGATCCGTATCGCCATCGTCTCCGACGGCAAGACGCGCTACGACACCCGCATGGACCGGCATCATCATTTTCTCTGCTCCGCCTGCGGCGGGGTTCAAGACGTCGAGATGCGCATGGACTGCCTCGAGACCTGCACCCCCGAGTCCCTGGTCGGCAAGGGCACCATCCACCGCGGCGAGGTGATCTTCCACGGCATCTGCAGCGGCTGCGAGGCCAAGCAGGCCCCGGCGCCG
This portion of the Deltaproteobacteria bacterium PRO3 genome encodes:
- a CDS encoding transcriptional repressor, which gives rise to MKMSVLEEKLRQKSLKITPQRLEILRAVQHHQCDHPSAELIYQAVKKRYPAVSLATVYKTLETLVQIGEIRIAIVSDGKTRYDTRMDRHHHFLCSACGGVQDVEMRMDCLETCTPESLVGKGTIHRGEVIFHGICSGCEAKQAPAPNTPLL